The following is a genomic window from Spirosoma foliorum.
GATTCCTACGTATCCCGATTTGCCGATGGAAGATGTGTATCCGCGTGTCGCTGAGACAGATACGCGGGAGCTATACCTACGGCAGATTGGCAAAGGGCGCGTGGCCTACATTCCCGGTGATCTGGATCGTTCGTTCTGGCAAATGCTGGGTACCGATCATGGACAACTGCTGAGCAATGTTGTGAACTGGGCGCTCGATGAAGAACCCATTGCCGCCATAACGGGGCCGGGTGTAATCGACGTCAATGTCTGGCGACAGGCTAATTCCATGACTGTTCACCTGGTAAACCTGACAAACCCAATGATGATGAAAGGGCCATTCCGGGAGCTAATTCCGGTCGAGGCCCAGGTGAGTATTGCGGTTCCTTCGGGTGCCAAAGTGACTGGCGTTAAATTGCTTATGAGCGATCAGAAACCAAAATATGAGCTGAAAGGTGGTAAAGTAACCGTATCTGTGCCCAAGATTCTCGACCACGAAATTGTTGCGCTGGATTTAGCCTAGGTGAGTAATACTGTGCTGTCAGTTTCTTAAAACTGACATGTAAGGTTTCTCAAAACCTATAGTCACACAGAAGGTTTTGAGAAACCTCACTCGTCGAGTTTAAGAACCCGACGCCACGGAGGATTGAAAATCAATTCATTAACTGAATACATCCCATGATTTGGAAACAAGTTACTGATCCGCTTAACAATATCGCTTTGTCCGTTTTCGTAGCGGCTGTGCCTATTCTGTTTATATTCTGGGCGCTGATTATCCGGAAAATGAAGGGGTATCAGGCTAGTTTGATCGCTACACTCTTGGCTGCGATCATTGCCGTTTTTGTCTATGGCATGCCCGTAAAATTGGCCTTGTTGTCAGCTACACATGGGGCTGTGTACGGACTGTTCCCTATTTGCTGGCTGGTGATCATGGCTGTATTTCTGTTCAACGTCACGGTGAAAAGCGGCCAGTTTGAGATTATCAAACACTTCATGGCGTCCATCACCTCCGATCGGCGGTTACAGGCGTTGTTAATTGCGTTTTCGTTCGGGTCCTTTCTAGAAGGAACTGCCGGATTTGGAGCACCCGTCGCCATTACGGCGGCTATGCTGGTGGGGCTGGGTTTCAATCCGTTGTATGCGTCAGGTATTTGCCTGATTGCCAACACGGCTCCCGTCGCTTTTGGGTCGATCGGGATTCCCATTACGGTTGCTTCGCAAGTATCGGGTATTCCCGAATTGCCCATTTCGCAGATGGTTGGCCGGACCTTACCGATCCTTTCGATCATGCTGCCTTTTTATCTGGTGAGTATTATTGCTGGCTTCAAAAAGGCGCAGGAAATATGGCCTGCGGTGTTAGTATCGGGCATTTCGTTTGCCTTCCTTCAGTATTTCTCCTCGAACTTTTTAGGCCCAGCGTTACCCGACGTTATTGCCGGGTTGGGGTCGATTATTTGTTTGATGGCTTTCCTGCGTTTCTGGAAACCAAAGACCATCTGGCGCTTTGCCAACGAACCTGCGGCCACGCTCAACACCGATATCAGCTATACAAATGGGCAGCTTCTTCGGGCATGGTCGCCGTTTATTGTGCTGACGATCATGGTCATTGCCTGGGGTATACAACCCATTAAAGATGTTCTGAATTCGGCAGGAATGACCCAGTTTGAGTTTCCGGGCTTACACAATGCCATTCAGGGAGAAGATGGAAATCTGCTGCCTAAAATCTTTAAATTCAACTACTTCTCTGCCGCTGGAACGGCGATTCTGATTGCAGCTCTGGTGGCCATTCCACTCGTCGGCCTGACCTATGGCGAAGGGGCTAAAGTGTTCGGGGCAACATTGAACCAACTCAAATTTCCGATTCTGACGATTGCCGCGGTATTAGGATTCGCGTACATCCTGAACGATTCGGGCATCACCCTCACGCTGGCCGACGTGCTGGCGAATACGGGGTACCTGTTCCCATTTTTTGCCCCTGTGTTGGGTTGGCTGGGCGTTTTCATTACCGGTTCCGATACCTCCGCCAATGCGTTGTTCAGTAAACTTCAATATGCTACGGCTCAATCCATCGGGGTCGATCCGGTTGTGACGGTGGCGGCCAACATATCGGGCGGAGTTGTTGGGAAAATGATTTCACCCCAATCCATCGCCGTGGCTGCGGCTGCCGGAAATCTGGTCGGTAAAGAGTCGGAGTTGTTCCGCTTCACCGTCAAGCACAGTTTCTATATGCTAAGTTTCATTTGCCTCATTGTGCTGGCTCAGGCTTATGCGGTCAAATGGATAATTCCGGTCTACGAAATGCTCGGGACTAAGAAAGCTGCAGCCGCTCCTGATTTATCCAAAGGTTACACCTATCTAATTCTGCTTGGCGTACTGCTGGCCGGGATAGCCATTTCTGTACTGACCACCGCCAGAAAAAAAGTACAAACCCCCGATTTAGTAAATTAACGATTGCACCTGAATTGATATGAATGCACCGCTTTGTAACTACATGAAAGTGGGCCTGGTCCATTTTATGGCATTTCCCGAGACCATGAAAGGAGAAGGCCCCGTGTTGGAAACCATTAAAAAAGTTGTGTTGGATGAGTACTTCACAGCTATAGAAATCACGACCGTTAAAGACCTTGACGTTCGTCGAAAAGTAAAAAGCTTACTTGATTCTTCGCACATGACGGTGGCCTATGCCGCCCAACCCCGACTATTAACCACGGGCCTGAATCTGAATGATACCAACGAAGAAGGCCGACAACGGGCGCTTGCCAATGTAAAAGAAGGTATTGACGAGGCCTATGAACTAGGTGCTACAGGCTATTCATTTCTGAGCGGAAAGTATGAAGAAGCCCGGAAAGAAGAAGCTTTTGACCTGCTTGTAAAATCGACAAACGAAATCTGCGCTTATGCAAAAAGCAAAGGCGATATGAAGATTTCGCTGGAAGTGTTTGATTATGATGTCGATAAAAAATCATTGATCGGTCCTGCCGATTTAGCGTTACGCTATGCAAAGGAGGTTCGGAAAGAACACGACAATTTCGGCTTAATGGTCGATTTAAGCCATATCCCCCTGATTCATGAAACAATTGAGGAATCGTTGTTGCCCGTTAAGGATTACATCACCCACGCCCATATCGGCAACTGCGTCGTCAAAAGCCCAGACATGCCTGCTTATGGTGATGTTCATCCTCGATTCGGTTTCCCAAACGGTGAAAACGATGTGCCCGAAGTAGCGCATTATCTGAAAGTCCTGCTGGACATTGGCTATCTGAATACCGAAAATCCACCTATCGTCAGTTTTGAAGTAAAACCGTTTGGTGATGAAGACCCGGATGTCGTAATTGCCAACGCCAAACGGACGCTGAATGCAGCCTGGGCACAAGTTTGATTTTAGTTTTTTGTCATTCCGACGACAGGAGGAATCTCAGGCTTCTCGTTTAGGAAATTTGAGATTCCTCCTGTCGTCGGAATGACAAAAAAAGAAGCGATAAAACAAAGAAAAACTAATAATGAAGATTGTCGTATTAGATGGCTACACTCTAAATCCGGGCGATTTGTCCTGGGAAGGTTTAGAAAAACTCGGTGACCTGACGGTATATGACCGGACTCCTGCCGATCAGGTGGTGGAGCGGGCAAAAGATGCTGAAATCATTTTTACCAATAAAACACCCCTTGGCGAAGATCTGTTAACCCAGCTACCTGCGTTGAAATTCATTGGCGTGCTCGCCACGGGTTATAACATTATCAATACAGAATTCGCCAAGCAGCGAGGAATCGTTGTTTGCAATGTACCTGGCTATGGAACCGCTTCGGTTGTTCAGTTGACCTTTTCCCTGTTACTTGAATTGACTCAACAGGTTAAACATCATAGCGATGCCGTACGGGAAGGCAGATGGGCTAAATCGATAGACTGGTGTTTCTGGGATTACCCATTGGTTGAACTGGCTGGCAAAACCATCGGGATTATTGGATTTGGCAGTATTGGCGAGAAAGTGGGCGACATCGCTACGGCCTTTGGTATGAACATCATCGGCTCAAAGCGACACCAAACGGACCAATCGCATCGGACTAATTTCCGTTGGGCCGATGTTCCTGAGCTGCTGGCACAATCGGATGTTGTAAGTATTCACTGTCCGTTGACGCCTGAAACGCAGGGGCTTATCAATAAAGAAAATCTGGCGTTAATGAGGCCAACGGCGTTTCTCTTAAATACGTCCAGAGGCCCAATTGTTGTTGATCAGGATTTGGCTGATGCCTTGAATACAGGTGTCATTGCCGGAGCCGGTATCGATGTACTCTCAAAAGAACCGCCCGCTGCCGACAATCCATTATTTACGGCCAGGAACTGCCTGATAACCCCGCACATCGCCTGGGCAACTATCGAAGCGAGAACTCGCCTAATGGATATTACCATCCAGAATCTGGCTGCTTTTTTGGAGGGTCAGCCCGTTAATGTGGTGAATAAGTAGGATTAACACAGAGACGCAGAGAACACAGAGATGCTAGTTTTTTTCGTATCCTTTGTCTGTGAGGACACCTATAGTATGTACACATCTTTTTGGGTTGTTTGAAACTCCGTTAGGAGTGTCCTGTTAATAGAACACAGAGGGTTGATCATAATCCAAAGCGCCGTAGGTGCGACCTAATTCTATCCAAATAGGTCGCACCTACGGCGCTTCGGGCCCTTACTAAGCAATAATATCTATTGACAGGACGCCCTTACAGGGCTAATTAGCCTATGTCAGAAATGTATATATACTCTAGGATACGGGTCATAAAAATCAGCGTTCTATACCTTATAGTGCCACATCAACCTTTTGCCCTTGTCGGCTTTTGTAGCCCTGAATAGGGGAGTAGCTCTGGGTTTGTTTGCCGTAATAACCCGTTCCGTTATAAGGACGTAGGTTTGGGTCTTCCTTGCAGGCATCGGAACAGGTACCAATGTGTTCATTACCACAATCTTCGCAAAGCGTAACGTGGTTGTTACAAACAGGGCTTGCGCAGTTGATCATGCGGCTGGTAGATGTGCCGCACCGATAGCAGGTCGATACGACAACCGGATTGATGTGATTGACCGGCACCGTTACACGGTTATCAAATACATAGCATTCGCCGTCGAAATCTTCGCCCCCCGATTCGATACCGTATTTGATAATGCCGCCATGAAGCTGGTACACATTTTCAAAACCCTGCGAAAGGAGATAAGCGGAAGCTTTCTCGCACTTGATGCCGCCCGTGCAATACGTCACAATCTTTTTGCCTGATCCTTTCAAGTGCTCGATTTCGGCAATGTGTTCGGGCAGCTCGCGCAGGTTATCCATGTCGAACGTAATGGCTCCTTTGAACTTGCCTACCTCATGTTCGTAGTTTGACCGCATATCGACCAGCACAACATCCGGGTCATTTTTGAGTTGCTTAAACTCCTCGGGTTCGAGATGGATACCTGTTTGCTTGAGTGGATCGACACCCAAATCGGAGTGAACAATCTCGGCCTTTACCCGAACGTGTAATTTTTGAAACGCATGCCCTTCGCTTTCGTCAATCTTAAACTCGGTATGCGCAAAACGAGGGTCGGCCTGAAGCGCTGCCATGTACGCTTCGCAGTCTTCCGTCAGGCCCGACACGGTTCCATTCAAGCCTTCAGGGGCTACAATGATGCGCCCGAGTAAGTTGAGCCGTAGGCAAAGCAAATGATGTTCTTCCCGATATTGCTCCGGGTTTTCGATGGGTGAATAAATATAGTACAGAAGAACGCGGTACGGTTTCATTTTTTAAGAGCGAAAGACCGGGTCGCCGTTGCGATGAATGAGCGAAATTGTGTTGCCCGATGTCCAGTTTCAATTACAAAATTAAATTAAAACAATGATTAGTTCCCTGATCTTGGTCAGGAGTCGTTGACTGCCTACATTTATTGATTAAAAACTGCCCTGCAAACACGTAACTGTCGATTAACGATTTTAGAATGCACATTGCTATTACAGGAAATATTGGGGCTGGCAAAACAACGCTGGCCGAATTACTAGCCGCTCATTACGGCTGGGAAGTACTTTACGAAGCAGTTGACGGAAATCCTTATCTGGCTGATTTTTATGGTGATATGCCCCGGTGGGCATTCAATCTGCAAATCTTTTTTCTGAATAGCCGCTTCGCCCAGATGAAAAAAATCATGCAGCGTCGCCAGGAGGACCCGGTTGCATTTGGGACGCATGCCCACACGATGGTGCAGGATCGGACTATTTATGAGGATGCGGCCATTTTTGCCCGTAATCTTTACCAGGATGGAACCATGCCCGAGCGCGACTATTTTACCTACCGACACTTGTTTGAGAATATGATGAGCATGGTTCGTCCACCCGATCTGATGATTTACCTGCGGGCCGATTTGCCCAAACTTCGCAAACAGATTCAGAAACGGGGGCGCTCGTTCGAACAGGGTATTAGCGAAGAGTATTTGATCAATCTAAACCAGCTATATGAAGAATTTGCCGGGGCTTATAAACTCGGTCCGCTGCTAGTGCTGGACGTGAACAAGCTGGACTATGTAAATAAGCCGTCTGACTTCGCGACTGTGATTCGTCAGATTGATGACTGGCTGAGCACTTCTGAAAAATAAGCGCTGCTCATTGGCAAAAAAGAGCCGGACTCA
Proteins encoded in this region:
- the trhO gene encoding oxygen-dependent tRNA uridine(34) hydroxylase TrhO — its product is MKPYRVLLYYIYSPIENPEQYREEHHLLCLRLNLLGRIIVAPEGLNGTVSGLTEDCEAYMAALQADPRFAHTEFKIDESEGHAFQKLHVRVKAEIVHSDLGVDPLKQTGIHLEPEEFKQLKNDPDVVLVDMRSNYEHEVGKFKGAITFDMDNLRELPEHIAEIEHLKGSGKKIVTYCTGGIKCEKASAYLLSQGFENVYQLHGGIIKYGIESGGEDFDGECYVFDNRVTVPVNHINPVVVSTCYRCGTSTSRMINCASPVCNNHVTLCEDCGNEHIGTCSDACKEDPNLRPYNGTGYYGKQTQSYSPIQGYKSRQGQKVDVAL
- a CDS encoding deoxynucleoside kinase, with protein sequence MHIAITGNIGAGKTTLAELLAAHYGWEVLYEAVDGNPYLADFYGDMPRWAFNLQIFFLNSRFAQMKKIMQRRQEDPVAFGTHAHTMVQDRTIYEDAAIFARNLYQDGTMPERDYFTYRHLFENMMSMVRPPDLMIYLRADLPKLRKQIQKRGRSFEQGISEEYLINLNQLYEEFAGAYKLGPLLVLDVNKLDYVNKPSDFATVIRQIDDWLSTSEK
- a CDS encoding L-lactate permease; protein product: MIWKQVTDPLNNIALSVFVAAVPILFIFWALIIRKMKGYQASLIATLLAAIIAVFVYGMPVKLALLSATHGAVYGLFPICWLVIMAVFLFNVTVKSGQFEIIKHFMASITSDRRLQALLIAFSFGSFLEGTAGFGAPVAITAAMLVGLGFNPLYASGICLIANTAPVAFGSIGIPITVASQVSGIPELPISQMVGRTLPILSIMLPFYLVSIIAGFKKAQEIWPAVLVSGISFAFLQYFSSNFLGPALPDVIAGLGSIICLMAFLRFWKPKTIWRFANEPAATLNTDISYTNGQLLRAWSPFIVLTIMVIAWGIQPIKDVLNSAGMTQFEFPGLHNAIQGEDGNLLPKIFKFNYFSAAGTAILIAALVAIPLVGLTYGEGAKVFGATLNQLKFPILTIAAVLGFAYILNDSGITLTLADVLANTGYLFPFFAPVLGWLGVFITGSDTSANALFSKLQYATAQSIGVDPVVTVAANISGGVVGKMISPQSIAVAAAAGNLVGKESELFRFTVKHSFYMLSFICLIVLAQAYAVKWIIPVYEMLGTKKAAAAPDLSKGYTYLILLGVLLAGIAISVLTTARKKVQTPDLVN
- a CDS encoding sugar phosphate isomerase/epimerase family protein; the protein is MNAPLCNYMKVGLVHFMAFPETMKGEGPVLETIKKVVLDEYFTAIEITTVKDLDVRRKVKSLLDSSHMTVAYAAQPRLLTTGLNLNDTNEEGRQRALANVKEGIDEAYELGATGYSFLSGKYEEARKEEAFDLLVKSTNEICAYAKSKGDMKISLEVFDYDVDKKSLIGPADLALRYAKEVRKEHDNFGLMVDLSHIPLIHETIEESLLPVKDYITHAHIGNCVVKSPDMPAYGDVHPRFGFPNGENDVPEVAHYLKVLLDIGYLNTENPPIVSFEVKPFGDEDPDVVIANAKRTLNAAWAQV
- a CDS encoding D-2-hydroxyacid dehydrogenase; amino-acid sequence: MKIVVLDGYTLNPGDLSWEGLEKLGDLTVYDRTPADQVVERAKDAEIIFTNKTPLGEDLLTQLPALKFIGVLATGYNIINTEFAKQRGIVVCNVPGYGTASVVQLTFSLLLELTQQVKHHSDAVREGRWAKSIDWCFWDYPLVELAGKTIGIIGFGSIGEKVGDIATAFGMNIIGSKRHQTDQSHRTNFRWADVPELLAQSDVVSIHCPLTPETQGLINKENLALMRPTAFLLNTSRGPIVVDQDLADALNTGVIAGAGIDVLSKEPPAADNPLFTARNCLITPHIAWATIEARTRLMDITIQNLAAFLEGQPVNVVNK